In the genome of Drosophila yakuba strain Tai18E2 chromosome 3R, Prin_Dyak_Tai18E2_2.1, whole genome shotgun sequence, one region contains:
- the LOC6537618 gene encoding zinc finger and SCAN domain-containing protein 12: protein MRIELTPQTCRVCLEPSARLQRLDEIREEGEETPNEMLIQLLGVSYSNLNDREHIPDSICRSCKVELNMAYQFREKALRKQGEIEEYCRELGLLDESDVMVIKEEDGSQQQCDEEMYILEESTTGEEEHQEEKGHEEYLEVDASEHQECIADTIEYLEDNYTIDMNSDQTEIVLESEKQYEETPSQQLALQEAAKASLKARRGRVRRGLNSLTTSDGTEKGGYICDVCGNFYEKRGRMMEHRRRHDAICQYACELCDAKFQVREQLRKHMYSHTGSKPYKCSFCSRQFFYESVLKSHENVHRGIKPYVCKVCDKAFAYAHSLTKHELIHTDIKLYRCDYCHKDFRLLHHMRQHEETKLHQNAVMLAESMKVEMVAEEEDGHEIRIQAH, encoded by the exons ATGCGCATCGAACTAACTCCACAGACGTGCCGGGTCTGCCTGGAGCCCAGTGCGCGACTGCAGCGCCTGGACGAGATCCGTGAGGAAGGCGAGGAGACGCCAAACGAGATGTTGATTCAACTTTTAGGAGTCTCGTACAGCAAT CTGAACGACAGAGAACACATCCCCGATAGCATCTGCAGGTCCTGCAAGGTGGAACTCAACATGGCCTACCAGTTTCGCGAGAAAGCGCTTCGCAAGCAGGGAGAGATTGAAGAATACTGCCGGGAGCTGGGCTTGCTGGATGAATCGGATGTGATGGTGATCAAGGAGGAGGACGGCTCGCAGCAGCAGTGCGACGAGGAGATGTACATCTTGGAGGAGAGCACAACCGGGGAAGAGGAACACCAGGAAGAAAAGGGGCACGAGGAGTATTTAGAGGTGGACGCCAGCGAGCATCAGGAGTGCATTGCTGACACTATTGAGTACTTGGAGGACAACTACACCATCGACATGAACTCGGATCAGACCGAAATCGTCCTGGAGTCTGAGAAGCAGTACGAAGAGACACCATCGCAGCAGTTGGCGCTCCAGGAGGCGGCTAAGGCCAGTCTTAAGGCCCGGCGCGGTCGTGTCCGTCGTGGATTAAACTCCCTGACCACATCGGACGGCACTGAGAAGGGCGGCTATATCTGCGATGTCTGCGGAAACTTTTACGAAAAGCGCGGTCGGATGATGGAACATCGGAGACGCCATGACGCCATCTGCCAATATGCATGCGA GCTGTGCGATGCCAAGTTCCAGGTGCGCGAGCAGCTGAGAAAGCACATGTACTCCCACACAGGCAGCAAACCTTATAAGTGCAGCTTTTGCAGTCGCCAATTCTTCTACGAAAGTGTTCTGAAGTCTCATGAAAA TGTTCACCGAGGCATCAAGCCCTACGTGTGCAAGGTGTGCGACAAAGCGTTCGCCTACGCTCACTCCTTGACCAAGCACGAGCTCATTCACACGGACATCAAACTGTATCGCTGCGATTATTGCCACAAGGACTTCCGTCTGCTTCATCACATGCGCCAGCACGAGGAGACCAAACTGCACCAGAACGCCGTAATGCTGGCGGAGAGCATGAAGGTGGAAATGGTGGCCGAGGAAGAGGATGGGCACGAGATCCGAATTCAAGCTCACTGA